In one Moritella sp. 5 genomic region, the following are encoded:
- a CDS encoding TIGR02281 family clan AA aspartic protease encodes MDGNQKIAKAMTYIAWISGLIIMSLFFNDYLAKQENPNTRPESYQQNGNAVVMLQQNRAGHYVTNGYINGYQVKFLLDTGATQVSIPATIAKQIGLTAGYSQSVNTANGVIEVFSTRLDSLSVGELTLYDLSANINPYMQGDTILLGMNALKQVKLVQQGKTLTLSEY; translated from the coding sequence ATGGATGGAAATCAAAAAATCGCCAAAGCCATGACTTACATCGCCTGGATCAGTGGGTTAATTATTATGTCTCTATTCTTTAATGATTATTTGGCCAAGCAAGAAAATCCCAATACCCGACCAGAAAGCTATCAACAAAATGGCAATGCAGTCGTCATGCTGCAACAAAATCGTGCTGGCCACTATGTTACTAATGGTTATATAAATGGTTATCAGGTAAAATTTTTACTCGATACGGGTGCCACGCAGGTTTCGATACCAGCAACAATCGCGAAACAGATCGGTCTTACCGCAGGTTATAGCCAATCGGTGAATACCGCCAATGGCGTGATTGAAGTATTTTCGACACGCCTCGACAGCTTATCTGTGGGTGAACTGACGCTCTACGACCTCAGTGCGAATATTAATCCCTACATGCAAGGTGATACTATTCTGCTTGGTATGAATGCATTAAAACAAGTTAAATTAGTCCAGCAAGGCAAAACCCTCACCTTAAGTGAGTATTAG